A region of Deinococcus rubellus DNA encodes the following proteins:
- a CDS encoding biotin--[acetyl-CoA-carboxylase] ligase, which translates to MTSLPDQLLAALTECPQLPATLAARLGLHPDKLADLALQLQALGVPLEHLVQGYALRPGTPTPAALRAAGFSGTYRYLPQVTSTQDELRRWADDPADPAPVGAALLAESQLAGRGRRGRVWQTAGGEDDPSSLKTAAGLTFSVLLAPQHLGRLPLLPLAAGVALREACLECLPAAAEPPGLKWPNDLITEDGRKLAGILLEAEVRGGSVRRAVLGIGLNVTAAPPGAVGLADLAPGHVFRRAELLAAILRALGGWLSAPDAEILGGWRIANRTLGRRVQVQTSGGPVSGQAQRLTDSGELQVVTDAGKVLMIGAGDVELIGELAAGTER; encoded by the coding sequence GCTCGGCCTTCACCCGGACAAGCTGGCCGATCTGGCGCTTCAGCTCCAGGCACTGGGTGTGCCGCTGGAGCACTTGGTCCAGGGCTATGCCCTGCGGCCCGGCACGCCGACGCCCGCCGCGCTGCGGGCCGCCGGGTTTTCGGGTACCTACCGCTATCTGCCGCAGGTTACCAGCACCCAAGACGAACTGCGCCGCTGGGCCGACGACCCGGCTGATCCGGCCCCGGTGGGCGCGGCGCTGCTGGCCGAGTCGCAACTCGCCGGACGCGGGCGGCGCGGGCGGGTATGGCAGACAGCGGGCGGGGAGGACGACCCGTCCAGCCTGAAGACAGCGGCAGGGCTCACTTTCAGCGTGCTGCTGGCCCCGCAGCACCTTGGTCGCCTGCCACTGCTGCCGCTGGCAGCGGGCGTGGCGCTGCGGGAAGCCTGCCTGGAATGTCTGCCTGCTGCTGCCGAGCCGCCGGGCTTGAAGTGGCCCAACGACCTGATCACGGAAGATGGCCGCAAGCTGGCGGGCATTTTGCTGGAAGCCGAGGTGCGCGGCGGGTCGGTGCGCCGGGCAGTGCTGGGCATTGGCCTCAACGTCACGGCTGCGCCCCCCGGCGCGGTGGGCCTGGCCGACCTCGCGCCGGGACACGTTTTTCGCCGGGCTGAGCTGCTCGCGGCCATTCTGCGGGCGCTTGGTGGCTGGCTCAGCGCCCCGGACGCCGAGATCCTGGGTGGCTGGCGAATCGCCAACCGCACCCTGGGCCGCCGGGTGCAGGTGCAGACTTCCGGCGGCCCAGTCAGCGGGCAGGCCCAGAGGCTGACCGACAGCGGCGAGCTGCAAGTCGTCACCGACGCAGGCAAGGTGCTGATGATCGGGGCGGGCGACGTGGAACTGATCGGGGAATTGGCGGCTGGAACGGAGCGCTAA